CCAGTGAGTATAGACTTGTATCAAAATTAGTATGAAGATATTATATCCTTAAACGCGTTTGTTACATAGGTTTAATAACATTAAAAGTGTTTTCAAAGCatggaagtaaaccgattttcaAATATCAGATTAACCTATTATTtaccttttttattattataatataaaataataatttattgtaAAGAAATCTTTTTTTAAAGAATAAGAAGGTGTTATCACATTGACATTATATGAAATTGTTTATTATAAGTAGAATTGTTactaataactaactatatattttagataagtcaaaattaaataattaatatctaaataaacaataaaatattaattagtattaagttgttaaggaatttttttattgttttgtattaattaattaaataattaataataataataataataaatgtgaaTTGAAGGAGAAAATGACATATGGCTTTAAGTAGGCTTTTGTTTAGTatgagaatgccatgtggcattatctATAcctttttattagtattagatttaAATGAATATAATACTTTGATTCGTGATAAACTGATAAACATTTAGAAAATGTCAGAACATTTATTTATAGATTTCCAATTATTTTTTGTTGGGAAAAGTcttctaaaaataagaagtcATAATAAGAGTATTAAACAGACTCTGATTGATGTCATTCAAGCAGTATTGGAACCGTCTTATCGAACTCTACGatatgagattttaggtttttgtttttagatgtttatttgtatattttaGACTTTTTGTTTACATCATTATGTCTTTTTATTTATCATTGTCTTTTTTCTttgacattgtgttatatttttcagCATTGTGTTATAGTTTGCTCAACGTTGTGTTATATTTTACGATCTATTGTGTCTttgtaaaatttttatttttagaagTTTTTGTTTACCCTTAAATAGTGATAAATAATGAATAAACAAAATAGTCATTGCTTAAAACATACATAGAGCTAGCAACTTATCTACGATATGATATGTTAAAATGACATGACTTGACACAAAATTGAATAAGTTATTGTTAGGGGTAAATCAGGGCTGCCCGGGGAGAACTGTAATCTTCTAACATCTCTGCTGCATCTTTCCTCTATAATCAAGATAACGAATTCATGGAAACcacacaaaaaataaataaataaataaataaataaataaaatcaaaaGGATAATAGAAGTAATAAATTTGGTCTTCAAAAATACATGTGCCATGAGGATTTTCCCCCATTGGGGAACACCATCACATGCATATATCTTGTTTAGTGCAAGTTCAATGTATCTATGGCTTACATAGTATTTAGAGTTGTGCATGGATTTGAAGTCACTTCCAAGTTAGATCGATTTAAGTTAGGGTACTAGGGGTGGAATGAGGTAGTGGTTTGCAGGTACGGTTGCAGTTGTAGGTACGGGTTTACTACTCAACAAGTACACCCAGTGGTGGAGCTTGAACAAAAATTCAATGGGGCCGGACTTTTAAAATCCAAATCAGTTGACAGTAGAGGCCGGATTCTTAAGAATCCAATATTTTATACTATAAAAACAAAGTTTTCCAAAATTTTCAGTAAAATTAACAGTACGAGCGAAAAATTGGTGAGGGTTGGGCACCCCTTGGGCCACAAGTAAGCTCGGCCACTGAGTACACCGCGATCATGGGGTACCCAAAACGGATTAGAAAGAttcaaatctttttttttttttttttttgtcttttttttgtTATAATTAGAACCAAGACTAAATGAAATATACAATTTCTACTCAACTTACCATATAACATCCGACCTCCATTTCAACTTATATTGTTTGTTTTGCGCAAGAATGGAATTTTCCACGAGGTCATCTACCATCCATCCTTAATTTAATTTCACTAAATTACGCTTAATTGTTAAGTTCTCCCATCATCTATAAACAATACTCCGAAAGCGCAATGATAGCAGTGATAGTAGTTGACTCAACACATCTCATATGAACCATAAAAATGTAAGATTTGTTTAAGATGTCACGTACCTTCTTTAGAAATCATTGTTTTTATGAGGTATACCATTTGTAAAAGCATGCCCCTCATATCATTTCATTATTGTCTAATTTGCCGCAAATGAGCTCACATTTTTAGTGGAAATTTTGTAGGTCACAAGGAATTAATCTCACATGATCATAATTAAGTACTTAACTATGGACTTCTCTTCTTATCTACATGCAATGTGTCGAACAACGTGTTGGTGATATTTTAGATCAAACATATGAGCAAATATTTATCTTTTTACAAGACAACATAATGAAATATTTGCCTAAAGTGTCATTTATCAAGTTTATGGTTTTGATTTTGAGTTTCACACATTAAATGAAAAAGGAAAACTGGTATTAAAAATAAGAAAAAGGAAAACATAGATAAAGTTGACAATATGAATATCTATTAAAATAACAAACATTCTCATTATTCATTTGGTACGTTGAGGTCCCAAAcgaattgggggggggggggggggggggggagggggaggTGGCGGCTTTTTGTTTTGATCCTTTTGGACCTTGCATACATGATTTAGTTTTAACtacaaatattatttttgttACTTTAAACACTGTCTAAGGATACAATTGTTCAAATTCCATAACTGACATTTCCATGAAAACTACTCAACTTTCTATATTATTTCACCgtcatgatttttttttcataatcGTTAATCTAAACGGCTCATGACATTATACTCTAGTGATATTTTGGGGGTGAGATAAGACTTAAAAACCATGAGatcctgggttcgattcctacATGAGTTTtctagatttattgggtttccttctgagttggtgtatatgcattattgcctggtggagatggatatgatcggatggttccGCTGGTGACACGATAATACTCCGATGGTCCGTCAATTATCCAAATTTGTGgttcaaaataaaaaatagttaACCTGAATGATGACAATTGGTAAATTTGGTTATTTGCTCaatgattttttatttatattacatTCTACTTAAAAAcgatgattttttttatttataactaGCAATAAGatccgcgcgcgttgcggcgcgggtacatatCAAACATCGAATGAACGTTatgtgatgcattaaccatatgaaaacgcgtGTTTCGACGTATCTGGTTGAAGTCAATGTAACCAGTATAAGCAATGTGActggatcaaaacataaagtaaatcgaatttatactGTACAATCATAACATATCATATGTGACtcgactcatacatagaaaacgtgaTGGGTATAACAGAAAAGGTGCCACGTTTAGTCATAAGGGATTAATTGGAGCTTttgaaaaaatggaaaaaaaaagaaaccacaatttgactccactcgatTCGAAACAAAATTTATGAAACAttcataaaataaacacgaaaagatattatatttgacctaactcTTTTTGCAAAAAAGTTTTTGTCGAAACGTACACCAACTCAAATTTATAGCgaaatgtacataaaaatatgcacgtaaataTGATTTTTTAAAGAAAGACGTATTATATTTAACATGACTCGTTTTCTAGAAAAAGTTTATGTCGAAACGTAGAGTAAATCAGATTCATATCGACACGTACATATAAATATGTACGTAAAGTTTTTAAGTAAATGAGGTACAAgggtaaactcgaaacaaattattaataaaaaacttaataggttaaaaacattCATAAAACCGTATCATGTAGCACTAATGTCACACCACTGCCAACGATCACCAACATCGTAAAagctcgtaaaaataaaataaataaaaaagaaaaaatataacaCCGAACGAAAAGCATACGTAAAACCGTTGAGCCACGCACACCCGTTGTAGCGTGTTAATGtgaagaaattagaccgaaacgtaaaacatagaaaataataaccaagtcgatctaggacccacACTTTGCGATGAACCGGTTAAATGGAGAAAAATATACGCGTTGCGACGGCCTGTCAAATGGGAAAATAAGACaaaaaaacattgaaccacacacgcacgttgcgaaAGATTAAACGTACGAGgaaccaaagttgaaaataaaaaaaatgttgtgATTAAATTGTTAAAGATGAAAAACTTTATGTtaaaagtagaaaaataaaagggttaaaattgaaaattaactttttttttttttttttgaaatactcTCTTAACTTATATTATGAAATTGGAAGTTACCTTTTACTTAAAAAAAACAATCACTAAATAGTAAAAAGttaagaggggggggggggggggggggaggtggcGGCTTTTTGTTTTGATCCTTTTGGACCTTGCATACATGATTTAGTTTTAACtacaaatattatttttgttACTTTAAACACTGTCTAAGGATACAATTGTTCAAATTCCATAACTGACATTTCCATGAAAACTACTCAACTTTCTATATTATTTCACCgtcatgatttttttttcataatcGTTAATCTAAACGGCTCATGACATTATACTCTAGTGATATTTTGGGGGTGAGATAAGACTTAAAAACCATGAGatcctgggttcgattcctacATGAGTTTtctagatttattgggtttccttctgagttggtgtatatgcattattgcctggtggagatggatatgatcggatggttccGCTGGTGACACGATAATACTCCGATGGTCCGTCAATTATCCAAATTTGTGgttcaaaataaaaaatagttaACCTGAATGATGACAATTGGTAAATTTGGTTATTGCTCaatgattttttatttatattacatTCTACTTAAAAAcgatgattttttttatttataactaGCAATAAGatccgcgcgcgttgcggcgcgggtacatatCAAACATCGAATGAACGTTatgtgatgcattaaccatatgaaaacgcgtGTTTCGACGTATCTGGTTGAAGTCAATGTAACCAGTATAAGCAATGTGActggatcaaaacataaagtaaatcgaatttatactGTACAATCATAACATATCATATGTGACtcgactcatacatagaaaacgtgaTGGGTATAACAGAAAAGGTGCCACGTTTAGTCATAAGGGATTAATTGGAGCTTttgaaaaaatggaaaaaaaaaagaaaccacaatttgactccactcgatTCGAAACAAAATTTATGAAACAttcataaaataaacacgaaaagatattatatttgacctaactcTTTTTGCAAAAAAGTTTTTGTCGAAACGTACACCAACTCAAATTTATAGCgaaatgtacataaaaatatgcacgtaaataTGATTTTTTAAAGAAAGACGTATTATATTTAACATGACTCGTTTTCTAGAAAAAGTTTATGTCGAAACGTAGAGTAAATCAGATTCATATCGACACGTACATATAAATATGTACGTAAAGTTTTTAAGTAAATGAGGTACAAgggtaaactcgaaacaaattattaataaaaaacttaataggttaaaaacattCATAAAACCGTATCATGTAGCACTAATGTCACACCACTGCCAACGATCACCAACATCGTAAAagctcgtaaaaataaaataaataaaaaagaaaaaatataacaCCGAACGAAAAGCATACGTAAAACCGTTGAGCCACGCACACCCGTTGTAGCGTGTTAATGtgaagaaattagaccgaaacgtaaaacatagaaaataataaccaagtcgatctaggacccacACTTTGCGATGAACCGGTTAAATGGAGAAAAATATACGCGTTGCGACGGCCTGTCAAATGGGAAAATAAGACaaaaaaacattgaaccacacacgcacgttgcgaaAGATTAAACGTACGAGgaaccaaagttgaaaataaaaaaaatgttgtgATTAAATTGTTAAAGATGAAAAACTTTATGTtaaaagtagaaaaataaaagggttaaaattgaaaattaacttttttttttttttttttgaaatactcTCTTAACTTATATTATGAAATTGGAAGTTACCTTTTACTTAAAAAAAACAATCACTAAATAGTAAAAAGTTTCGTATGTATTTCATTTTAGTCATTAACTTTTAACtttcataaaaaaatcataaCAATAGGACAATATATAAACTGCCGATAACCTCTCAAAGATAATGTACGAATTAAGCTATtgcattttatataaaaaaaatcatcatATACATTACAAAAAGATCTATTGCACTAATCAATTACATGCTAAAATCTAAACTTCTGATATTCTCATGGGCTAGGCCTCTAGGGGAGTCGTGGGCTTTCGAAGGCAGGCTCATACATCAGGTTTTGACTTTCAAGGACAAGCCCTCAAACTTTAATTTAAGGATTTAAACGAGACGAGTTGAGTCGAGCCCGGGTTCATTTATAACTTTATTCAAAATCTCTAACTCGGCTCGTGAGTAGTTTTTTAAGTTTGAGCTTGACTCAGTCGGCGCAATTATCAAATATTATTCATATATTGTTAATTGTTTTACTTATATATTTGTATAATTATTTACATAcgtattataattataatttttaTATACGATATAAACATAACTATTTATTTTTCTCCGtacttttatatataataattgttATTAAATAACTAGTATATTAATAAaagttaaaaattatataaatatacaACTCGGTTAGACTCATGAACCGGCTGGAGCTCAATATATGAAACCTTGGCACCGAGCTTGTTTATTAAATGAGTCGTTTAAGCTCCAATGAACAAGATGAGAGATAAAAATTCTTGAGGCCAATATTTTTTTGcttgatttcttttttttttttaaaggtaaCTATTATTCACAAAGGCACACCCTCAAAAACAAGGGCAACCAACAAACACAACAAAACCGATTACATTAAAGAGAAAGAAATCCAATTTTCCCATGTAACGTCTCTATTTTTGGATCTATTTCTATACCACAAAAACATAGCGACTTAATGTCTTGAACAATGCTAGTGGCCGAACAGTGCTTGTTAGAGAATCTTCTATTGTTTCTAGCAATCCAtaagcaccaccaccacccaacaATAATGATACCTTTAAGGATGATCTTAGCTTTGACACCCAAACCAGAGAATTCATGAACTTCAAGCAAATCATTCAGCGAAAAGGCGAAAATAGGGCTGATGTTACACCATCTACTTATAAGATACCATACCTCCGAGGCCACCACGCACGAACGAAAGAGGTGATCCGCAGACTCGAGCCCATCATTGCACATAATGCATCTTTCGTCCCCATTAAAACAGTTTCGCTTGGAAAGAGCATCCAAAGTAGCAATCCAACCCAATTGAGCACGCCAAACCAGGATGTTCACCTTCTTCGATTCGACCATTTCAGCACAAAGTTATTACTGAAATCAGTATCACTCCTGAGTAATCTTTTTACCGCGCTCACCGAGAAAAAATTATCTTTACCACCGATCCACTCCCACCTATCTTCGATCCCTGGAAGCTTCACAGAATCCAGAAGCTCAACAAAATCATTCCATTCTCTCCGTTCATCCGTCGAGTCCAGACTACGGAACCACCCCCACCTCCCCGAAAAAGCTGGCAGAGAACTATCGAACCGAGAAGCAACAAGACAACATTTTTGCTTGATTTCTTGAATGTAAAAATATGATTACATATAGATGGAAAGCAACTCAAACTACGGAAATGATTATGCTTTCGTATTGAACCAGTCTTCAATCTTGTAGATGTGCGGGTGGGCCGGTTATGGGTATGAGTTGTCCGGCCCGTATTACGCCCCATCTTTTTTCTACCGTGATACTTGCGCTTCTTCTATTAGCTAATAAATGGGAAAATCAGACTGAACATTGCTTAGAGAAGTTAGGGTTAAGATCAACCAAATGACAACAATAGGTTGCAGTTGTTTCACAAGGGCACTAGACACCACTATATGTTTAAAATACATatattgttttcatataacatgacCTCTTTTGTAACCACTATTGGTCCTGGAAACTTTCTGAACACTTAACCAAGAATGTGAGGGAGTTTAgttatattataatttattatAAGGAAGAGTTGTTAGTGTTTTTGAGTGGAGGAAAGAGACTCTTCATCTGTAAATATATATCTAGAGAGAGAAAACCTTATAAATTTTTTAGTATTTTGTGAGTTGAGAAGAGAGAAAaagtaatgataaaggtataaaaaaatattatttaattgaaaataagAGAGTGAAAAAGTAGTTGTTTTTAGTGTAATATATGAatatagataaaaaaaaaaattcattgtgaatgctcttacatTGATCATCTTTCAAAACATGATCACCTTCCACACAAGCTTTTATCCTTGAGAATAAAACTTTGATCTAAAACCTTCATTTTTCAACCATATAAGCAATTGTTGAAGCTAGACATGTTTGTGAAGAACCATATAAAGCTAGATTTTATTCTGCTATCCATGTTTGGCATCATCATCGCTCTCTTTACGGCTTGAAACTTGAAACAGGCCTCTTCGCCCCTTTGGTTTCGCTAGACCCAAAACAAATACATCTTCAAATATTTATGCTCGTAGAGATGTGTTACTCTATATGCTTGTCTATGTTGGAGATATTATCATCACCACTCACCAGAAACAATCCTACAATGGTTCTAGAGCTGTTCAAAAACCCGCGACTCATAGCTCACTCGAAAAAAAAAACTAGCTAAAAAACTCGATTTGAAACAACCTGAGTCGTGCCGGCTCATTTTGTAACCAAGccaagctcggctcgactcgtttacaccCTAAATGGTTCCACAGATCATCATTGTTCTCTCCTCTCTAGTTTGCATTAAAGGGTCATCATTGGTGTCTTTACAgtcacaaaacaaaacaaaacaagaaCCAAATTGTATTCATCTTTTTCAGAAATCAACTACAAATACTGAAATCAAGACTAACCACAGAAATCAAGAAAACCTCTTTAAGCagttaatcatcatcaacaaaaCTCAACAATGGCTATACATTTCTCGATCTCAGGCAGCTTCCCTGATCTAAAAACCGCGAATTTCGACATCTTCGAATAACAAAACCTAATCCCATTCTGATCCAACAACTCTTCCAACATCACTTTCTCTGATCAACAAAAATCGAACTTATAATCTATGATAATATGATCACATGTATGCTTTCACCAGGGGCGAAGGTTAGAAAAGGGGGGGGGgagaacttttcgctcagtagtgttatgtatgtagctttcgtatagaaatttttgggtatatacgttttcgaccctccggttgtatagaaatttttgggtatatacgtttttgaatAAGCCAATTGTGTACTCCATTAGACGATTGCACATTTGCTTTTCCAAAGTTCAATCAAAGTCGCCGATTGTCCCCAtatggctaataactgacttgggattattatcagccaatttcagaaagatgggattattattttccaatttgccaaaataataataataataataataataataataataataattaaaaaaaataataaataaagaaatAAGAGATGATGAGATTATCATACTTAAAAAGATGGAACATTGCTTAGTGAAGTTCTTAGTTTAAAAAGCAcgaagcgcacaaaagcgacggGGTCTAAAACCGAGGCGCAAAAGCGGTGAGCTTTTCGCACGCAAGGTGCAAAGTGATTttataatttattatatatatctCATAGGTTTTTAGCATCCCCTACCTATGATTTAGCTATAATTAAGCTTTATATATATatctgaaaatgaaaaaaaaaaaaaacataaatgtacAACATAAAAAGCCTGTTGTACAACACTCAGCCGCACAAAAACAAGCCATGTACAACAGGCACGCGCCTCACCTGCGCCTCATGTCAAATTTTGACCCTAAAAAGCGCGCCTCACCTGCGCCTTTTGTACACTGTGCGCCTTATGTCACATAAGGCGCAAAGGTTTGCGCCTTAGGTCGCCTCGCGCCTAAGacacgcttttttaaaccaaggagAAGTTAACCTAAAGTTCAACCAAATGGCAAACAATAAGTTGTAGTTGTTTCACAAGGGCACTAGACACCCCTATAACGTTTAACAAGGTATATTTTTTCATATAAATTTGCCTCTTTCCTAACCACCGGTAGTCCTGAAAACTTTCCAAATAGGCAAACACTTAACCATGACATCTATAGGCTTAGGGAATAGCGATATCGATAGACTATACATGGGTCGTCCTTCGAAACATGATCACCTTCCACACAAGCCTTTATCTTTGAGAATAAAACTTTGATCTAAAACCTTTATTTTTCAGTCATATAAGCATTAAGACATGTTGTTAAGGAACCATATAAAGCTGGACTTTATTCCTTAATAAGGTAATAACAATAGTGACTGCAACAAATGTTCGGTTTCTATGAAAATTATAACCGTTAAAGACTTAAAGCCATATTGATCCATAATCTGTGTGGTCATGTAACCCACACAAGATGGATTCATGATCCGTTGATCCGTTCCTTGTGTATTCCTTGTCCTAGGTCGTTTATACGGGACAAATGCATCTACATTTATTTATGCTTGTAGAGGTGCGTTGCTCATATATGTTCGTCTATGTTGACAATATTATCATCACCGGCAACAACGCTACAAACATTCCATAGATCATCATTGTTCTCTCATCATAGAATATCGGGTTCTTACTAAAGGATCATCATCGACGTCTTCATATGTTTCGAGTTCACAAGTTACAAGTACATCGAACCTAGAGATATTAGGGCTAGTCCATTATCATCTACATTGTTCAAGTTCGCactaaaaaattacaaaataagaaCCAACTAGTATTCATCTTATTGATaccaaggtttaaaagaacggaaacgagtttcgaggcgttcTCCCTTCGCCTCatgaggcgtaagcctcgaggcgaaaGGAGGCGTAAGGCCGATgcggtattaataaataaatataaaaattatatatatattataaaaataataatactaactaatttcatcatcagattcatcaaaatcatcaaaaacacacttaaaaaagacatgaaatgtttgaaactgacacaaaaagtcaaaaacatcaaaaacaactatCAAAATCCCCTGAGACGCACGTGAGGCGCAACTTtcttagcgcctcagcccctctgaggtgcatatacattaaaaacaccatgaggcgcgcctcagactcgttttttggccgtttcgcctGGAGGCGCGCGCCTCaaacgttttttaaaaccatgattGATACTTTAACTACAACTATTGAAATCAAGACCAGCCACTAGAAATCAAGAAATCCTCTATCAAAacaaatattaaaacaaaacttatgaGCAAGAAATCTAACCCAATCATATAATAAGTTAATAACCATGGCTATACGTTTATTCAATTCAATTCAAAGAACAAGAACATGAACAACAAACATTACCCGAACTCAGGCAACTTCCCCGATCTAAAAACCGCGAATTTCGACATCTTCGAATAACAAAACCGAATCCCATTCCGCTCCAACAACTCTTCAAGCATTACTTTCACTTCCTCCGGCCTATCACTCTCACACTCAACCTCATAACAAACCCCAAACTCATATTCCGATTCATCCAGTTCCACCTTCAACCCATTCCAAATATAAACAGCTCTTACATTCCTAAACCCCCCTAAACACACAAGCTCATCCAACCCCACCCCAAACTCCCCCACCACCCTCTCCAACACCCCCGATCCCTGCACCGCCGAGAACCGCCGGGGCTCGGCGGCGCAGGCGCGGGCGAGGGTGGGGTCAAGGGGGTGTTCGATTTCTTCAATGCGGCTGATGCCGTTGGAGAGTTTGGGTTTTGATTTGAGTGAGAGGATTGATTGGGTGTCGAGGTCGTAGAAGCGGAGGCGGAGGGCGGCGAGGTGGGTGGTGGCGAGAGTGAGTTGTGGGGTGTCGAAGAAGAGGTTTTGTTGGAGGTGGGTTTTGGTGTGGTAGAGTGAGAGGATGTCGGAGAGTTTCTGGTGGGCGGCGGAGTCCGGTAGCCGGAGCTTTATTTCAATTTCCATTGGGAATTTGTGGCTGATTTGTGATGATGATGAGAAAGATAACCTTAGTAGATTTTTAATCCAAGGGGACATCATTACATATTCTCAAAGTATCACACCTTCTTTTCTACAAGTGTTAGTTCGAATAATTTGCTTAACAAGATATTAATTATATCCTAACTaggattacgacccgccgcaatgcggcggggattctttagttatataCTAAATCGGTCTAGGACCCGCACATTATGTTAaccctgtcaaa
The sequence above is drawn from the Helianthus annuus cultivar XRQ/B chromosome 12, HanXRQr2.0-SUNRISE, whole genome shotgun sequence genome and encodes:
- the LOC110896102 gene encoding triphosphate tunnel metalloenzyme 3 isoform X3, whose protein sequence is MMSPWIKNLLRLSFSSSSQISHKFPMEIEIKLRLPDSAAHQKLSDILSLYHTKTHLQQNLFFDTPQLTLATTHLAALRLRFYDLDTQSILSLKSKPKLSNGISRIEEIEHPLDPTLARACAAEPRRFSAVQGSGVLERVVGEFGVGLDELVCLGGFRNVRAVYIWNGLKVELDESEYEFGVCYEVECESDRPEEVKVMLEELLERNGIRFCYSKMSKFAVFRSGKLPEFG
- the LOC110896102 gene encoding triphosphate tunnel metalloenzyme 3 isoform X2, whose translation is MMSPWIKNLLRLSFSSSSQISHKFPMEIEIKLRLPDSAAHQKLSDILSLYHTKTHLQQNLFFDTPQLTLATTHLAALRLRFYDLDTQSILSLKSKPKLSNGISRIEEIEHPLDPTLARACAAEPRRFSAVQGSGVLERVVGEFGVGLDELVCLGGFRNVRAVYIWNGLKVELDESEYEFGVCYEVECESDRPEEVKVMLEELLERNGIRFCYSKMSKFAVFRSGKLPEFGESDVGRVVGSEWD
- the LOC110896102 gene encoding triphosphate tunnel metalloenzyme 3 isoform X1, coding for MMSPWIKNLLRLSFSSSSQISHKFPMEIEIKLRLPDSAAHQKLSDILSLYHTKTHLQQNLFFDTPQLTLATTHLAALRLRFYDLDTQSILSLKSKPKLSNGISRIEEIEHPLDPTLARACAAEPRRFSAVQGSGVLERVVGEFGVGLDELVCLGGFRNVRAVYIWNGLKVELDESEYEFGVCYEVECESDRPEEVKVMLEELLERNGIRFCYSKMSKFAVFRSGKLPEFGFDVLVTCELETYEDVDDDPLVRTRYSMMREQ